A single window of Aspergillus flavus chromosome 4, complete sequence DNA harbors:
- a CDS encoding putative GARP complex component has translation MSSASPRKSIDSLASGASTPSLSQYSFNQLESPRVPPQRYPLRRGSTASSIASIGGILDSSNRHGSIAESGQNAISTLLQPPIVRTGLVPHTAVPSSGYKPPSSRDIPPVTLTNIPRVDAKVFDPYLSQVGSLYDVFQQAKESAGDQESQLARDGGKASPKPDDSEFLSSQWSTERRPSTLSLNSRASSPFDNRGRRRSSARGRGHGVTPLSTIPQIYFDDDFHLENPRIFDVVSEKSEVVTPPKTPGKDGRFENGAVVGPAPTGRKALATNAILQEKLSWYMDTVEIHLISSISTASKSFFTALGSLRELHSEAADSVKRIQVLRKDLQKIDREMALGGLKIVNLRRRRENVRLLADAVSQLQEVVQSVSRCEELVENGDIEEAADSLEEVERLMAGETVFGSPAGVDSHEHPRKAIDLRRLKALEGASDDLAQLRTRIGMGYESRFLNDLLGDLRQHVENVPLEVTLQRWGSSFQRQRGVQRSGVTVSPAYMTFDDQLRSRLHTQLTGLARAHHTTAAATSFKTAVLREMKSLIRKHMPSSSDDDNESMVSVSTHRSSQLSQQEKSSILARNLRALDAEDAYAMLARVYTGISESLRRLSVQVKVLLDLASGLGSNSVLKSPRSPHSPNLDSAAGFGASSQTAATIMAQDEILQVLDMSSLLGQAVDIAQSQVNKVLKVRSEQTSHLPKEEFLKYFTLNRLFADECEAISGRSGTALKTLVGNQIRDYIARFGDKQRHSIVEVMDADRWDARDFGETENTILSRILDASTKDIEAWVDASKIWLSQDKPEGNTLENTTNGSGKDKVRSAVVDEQKYILSESAVAMMRSIEEFQFLMANIPSMIQDIAPGLLESLKLFNSRSSQLILGAGATRSAGLKNITTKHLALSSQALSFIIALVPYIREFVRRHSPSSPLMGEFDKVKRLYQEHQSGIHEKLVDIMSGRSSVHVNAMKKIDWDASGSSTVNPYMETLAKETGTLHRVLSKHLPDMTVSMIMDPVFNSYREQWTKAFDEVTIHTENGKQRLQRDAEFFQSKLSKIDGFGDLGERLLELVKQKTPTAEAKEKGSNGANPSSSSDTSNGEKSPQA, from the exons ATGTCCTCTGCGAGCCCACGGAAGTCGATCGACAGCCTAGCTTCAGGTGCATCCACACCTTCGTTGTCTCAGTATTCCTTCAATCAGCTGGAATCCCCCCGCGTTCCGCCCCAGAGATACCCCCTGAGACGAGGGTCAACTGCAAGCTCAATCGCGAGCATTGGAGGGATTCTCGACTCCTCGAATCGGCATGGGTCAATAGCAGAGTCAGGGCAGAATG CCATATCTACCCTCCTTCAACCTCCGATTGTCCGCACCGGTCTTGTACCCCATACTGCTGTTCCGTCTAGTGGATATAAGCCGCCGAGCTCCCGCGACATCCCTCCAGTTACCCTGACAAATATACCGCGTGTAGACGCCAAGGTCTTTGACCCGTACCTATCGCAGGTCGGGTCCTTGTACGATGTGTTCCAACAGGCGAAAGAAAGTGCTGGTGACCAGGAATCGCAGCTGGCACGGGACGGAGGAAAGGCCTCGCCTAAGCCAGATGATAGTGAATTCTTGTCGTCACAATGGTCTACGGAGCGGCGGCCCTCCACCTTATCGCTCAATTCCCGTGCGAGCTCGCCTTTCGATAATCGTGGGCGGAGACGGTCGTCGGCTCGAGGTCGAGGACATGGAGTGACGCCTCTTTCTACCATCCCTCAGATATATTTTGATGACGACTTTCATCTCGAGAACCCGCGGATATTCGATGTGGTATCGGAGAAGTCTGAAGTTGTTACCCCGCCGAAGACACCAGGCAAGGACGGTAGATTTGAAAACGGAGCCGTTGTCGGTCCGGCACCAACGGGGAGAAAGGCACTTGCTACAAATGCGATATTGCAAGAAAAGCTTTCCTGGTATATGGATACTGTGGAAATCCATCTTATTTCATCAATCTCAACGGCATCCAAATCATTCTTCACTGCCCTCGGCTCGCTCCGTGAGCTGCATTCGGAAGCTGCTGATTCTGTGAAGCGGATTCAAGTGTTGCGGAAAGATCTCCAGAAGATTGACCGTGAAATGGCCTTAGGTGGCTTGAAAATCGTTAATCTACGGCGCCGGAGGGAAAATGTCAGGTTGCTGGCAGACGCTGTATCTCAGCTGCAAGAAGTAGTCCAGTCAGTTTCTCGGTGTGAAGAGCTGGTTGAAAATGGGGATAttgaagaagctgcagaTAGCCTTGAAGAGGTGGAGAGATTGATGGCTGGAGAAACTGTTTTCGGTAGCCCAGCAGGCGTAGATTCACACGAGCATCCGAGAAAAGCCATTGATTTGAGGAGACTTAAAGCTCTTGAAGGTGCATCTGATGACTTAGCTCAGTTAAGAACTCGAATCGGCATGGGATATGAGTCTCGCTTCTTGAACGATCTTCTTGGAGACCTGAGACAACATGTGGAAAATGTACCCTTGGAGGTGACGCTGCAGCGTTGGGGCTCTTCATTTCAACGACAACGTGGAGTGCAACGCTCAGGCGTTACTGTTTCCCCAGCGTATATGACCTTCGACGACCAGCTGAGATCGAGACTGCACACGCAACTGACTGGCCTTGCGCGGGCACACCATACAACCGCAGCAGCAACTTCCTTCAAGACGGCGGTGTTACGAGAAATGAAGAGTTTAATCCGCAAGCACATGCCTAGCTCgagcgatgatgataatgaatcAATGGTGTCCGTGTCCACTCATCGATCCTCCCAGCTCAGTCAGCAGGAGAAGTCATCGATTCTTGCTCGGAACTTGCGTGCTCTAGACGCGGAAGATGCCTACGCTATGCTCGCCCGCGTATATACCGGTATCAGTGAATCCTTACGGAGGCTTAGTGTCCAGGTCAAGgtccttcttgatcttgctAGTGGATTAGGGAGCAACTCTGTTCTGAAATCTCCAAGAAGTCCCCACTCACCTAACCTGGACAGCGCAGCCGGGTTTGGGGCAAGCTCGCAAACAGCGGCAACGATAATGGCCCAGGACGAAATCTTACAAGTTTTAGACATGTCTAGTCTGCTCGGCCAGGCGGTTGATATTGCCCAATCGCAGGTGAACAAAGTACTGAAAGTTCGGAGCGAGCAGACATCTCATTTGCCTAAGGAGGAATTCCTGAAATACTTCACTCTCAACCGACTCTTTGCGGATGAGTGCGAGGCAATTTCGGGTAGAAGTGGCACTGCTCTGAAAACTCTTGTGGGCAATCAGATCCGTGATTACATCGCCCGATTTGGCGATAAACAGCGACATAGTATTGTCGAAGTCATGGACGCGGATCGATGGGATGCAAGGGACTTCGGGGAGACAGAAAATACGATTCTGAGCCGTATTCTCGATGCCAGTACTAAAGATATCGAAGCCTGGGTGGATGCCTCGAAGATTTGGTTGTCTCAAGATAAGCCTGAAGGTAATACATTGGAAAATACGACCAACGGATCTGGAAAAGACAAGGTGCGATCTGCGGTAGTTGATGAGCAGAAATACATCCTGTCAGAATCCGCGGTGGCCATGATGAGGAGCATCGAAGAATTCCAGTTCCTTATGGCAAACATTCCCAGCATGATCCAGGATATTGCACCGGGCCTTTTGGAGTCGCTGAAGTTATTCAATTCACGTTCCTCTCAACTGATCCTTGGTGCCGGAGCCACACGTAGTGCCGGTCTGAAAAACATCACTACGAAGCATCTCGCGCTGTCCTCGCAGGCTCTGAGTTTTATAATTGCGCTGGTGCCTTACATTCGGGAATTTGTCCGTCGCCATTCACCTTCGAGTCCGTTGATGGGCGAATTCGACAAGGTAAAGAGGCTGTATCAGGAACACCAATCTGGTATTCACGAGAAATTGGTCGACATCATGAGCGGGCGGTCTTCTGTGCACGTAAATGCCATGAAGAAGATTGACTGGGACGCTTCGGGTTCTAGTACGGTTAATCCGTACATGGAGACCCTCGCAAAGGAGACCGGCACACTGCATCGCGTGCTCAGCAAGCATCTACCGGACATGACCGTGTCAATGATTATGGATCCCGTCTTCAACAGCTATCGGGAACAGTGGACCAAAGCGTTCGACGAGGTGACCATCCACACAGAGAATGGAAAGCAAAG GTTACAACGGGATGCGGAGTTCTTTCAATCGAAGCTCAGTAAAATAGACGGCTTTGGAGACCTAGGAGAACGCCTTCTGGAACTAGTGAAACAAAAGACCCCGACAGCTGAAGCCAAGGAGAAAGGCTCGAATGGAGCCAATCCAAGCAGCTCCTCCGATACAAGCAACGGCGAGAAGAGTCCTCAAGCATAA
- a CDS encoding putative zinc-binding oxidoreductase, which yields MSTMRAVVAHTAGSPDVLKVIQYPIPQPSSGQVRIKVKAFGLNRSEMFTRQGHSGSAVQFPRILGIEAVGIVDAAPGLEDKFPLGATVATAMGGMGRAFDGGYAEYTCVPAKQVQILKTKLPWDVLGALPEMLQTAWGSLIRSLTLRPKDRLLIRGGTSSVGLAAAAIAKKHGAFVASTTRKTEREALLRDFGVDEVWIDNGAISQQIAETSGQYFDKVLELVGTATLADSLRCVKKGGTVSMTGILGNVWHLENINPMELIPSESKLTAYSGGDEDFMRTPLKELLKMVEEGKLQVRVGRVFKMEDIAEAHRCMEESEVEGKIVVIP from the coding sequence ATGTCTACTATGCGAGCAGTAGTCGCGCATACGGCTGGATCTCCCGACGTCCTTAAGGTCATACAATATCCCATCCCCCAACCAAGTTCTGGACAAGTCCGGATCAAAGTCAAAGCATTCGGACTCAACCGCTCAGAGATGTTCACCCGTCAGGGTCACTCTGGCTCTGCGGTTCaatttccccgcattctCGGCATCGAAGCCGTGGGTATAGTCGACGCCGCCCCAGGACTGGAAGATAAATTTCCGCTCGGAGCCACCGTGGCCACAGCCATGGGCGGGATGGGCCGAGCCTTCGATGGGGGGTATGCAGAGTACACATGTGTACCGGCAAAGCAGGTACAGATACTGAAGACAAAGCTGCCCTGGGACGTGCTGGGGGCGCTACCAGAGATGCTGCAGACAGCCTGGGGTTCATTGATAAGGTCACTCACCTTGAGACCCAAAGATAGATTGTTGATTCGCGGTGGAACGTCCTCGGTGGGCCTGGCGGCAGCGGCCATTGCTAAGAAACATGGGGCGTTTGTGGCGTCAACGACCAGAAAAACGGAAAGAGAGGCGTTATTACGGGATTTTGGAGTGGACGAGGTGTGGATCGATAACGGGGCCATTTCTCAACAGATTGCCGAAACATCGGGTCAATATTTCGACAAGGTGCTGGAGCTTGTGGGTACGGCGACTTTGGCTGATTCTCTGCGTTGCGTGAAGAAGGGAGGTACTGTTTCTATGACAGGGATTCTGGGAAACGTGTGGCACCTGGAGAATATCAATCCAATGGAGTTGATCCCAAGTGAATCGAAACTGACGGCATATTCTGGAGGGGATGAGGATTTCATGCGAACACCTCTGAAAGAACTGCTCAAAAtggttgaggaggggaagCTCCAGGTCCGGGTGGGACGCGTATTTAAGATGGAGGACATCGCGGAGGCTCATCGGTGTATGGAAGAAAGTGAGGTTGAAGGGAAGATTGTAGTAATTCCATAG